TAAGAGatacttatttcagttagaaAGTGTACAAACACAGCAGCCTGATCAGCGGAGTGTGACTCTTCTCTTTGGGTTCGCTGTATCTTTAGATTCCAAGAAAATCAATATTTGCTGCTCAAATAGAGCCTCGAGAGCCATCTGTTTCTTCTTTTATAGCACTCCTGTCTTCACATTCTATCTATGACCTGTGCTTTTCTATCCAAGTTAGGACAATATGTCATATACTCGCATCAGACActgaataaaagtcaaaaaacaacaaaaaaagttcagTAAGAAAACATCCGCCGcacaaaacactgaaacaatACAAAACGGGTCCCTGGTGAAATCCTAGAGGTCATGGGGTCGTTCAGGTTCCTCACGTCAACAGAAGGCAATATTGAATGAGTTTTGCATTACGATGAGGTTACGAGTGGTCAGAATGCTTTGAAGTCACGTGTCCTTCTCTTTAATGGCAGGGGTCAAAGGGGTATTTGGTGACCCCGCTGTGCAGCTCCACCTCTGACTCCGCCCAGGCGATGATGTCACCGGTCATGTGACCTCCACATGACGCCAGGCTGTAGATGTCGTGCGGCGTGAGAACATGAGACCACATCTGAACGTCTGAGATTTCACCAACGAACGCCTGTGTCGCATCGAAGCGGCCTCCCAGTGTGTCCTGGAGATCGGGGAATATTATATTAGCAACACCAAACTGATGAGTTTAGTGCGTTATATACTTAGTTTGTGAGGCAACCACTTCAACATCTTGTGACTTCAACTCTGAATTCAACTTTACTGGCTTATTAATATAGTGCATGACttttcttgtgaaaaagaagtatttTTTTAGCATAGTTGTGAAaactttagagtgtttttgacccacttaagcacatctttatatgtaatttcacaatgacttctattgtctttaaatatggttaaagtgttactgctgaatgcactgacaagcatttatgatacaCTAAACTATACTGTAATGCCATTTCTTACCTATAGTTGCAAttgagtacatttaaaatatattaactttaagtgTATATAAcactacatactgtataatacacTAAGTCAAGTACTTTGCATGTGTATGAcagcactaaaattaaaataggtgtgcttctttaaagcatgacaaaacattattaaaacatactgatttaaaatgtactttagagAAAACATAATTTGACTATAACAAAGAGCACATTTTTAGAAGTTTActcaaatgtgttaaaaaaaaagccatgaaagtgtctctctttaagtgcacttaagtggcatttcaataataaatgtgaccctgcagcacaaaagcagtcttaagtagcacaggtatatttgcagcaatagacaacaatacattgtaagggTTAAAaatatcgatttttcttttatgctaaaaatcattaggatattaagtaaagatcatgttccatgaagatattttgtaaatttcctactgtaaatatatcaaaacttaactttTGGATTAGCCatatgcatttctaagaactttaaagatgattttctcaatatttagattttttgcaccctcagattccagattttcaaatagttgtctctcagccaaatattgttctatcctaataaaccatacattatttaaagcttctttattcagctttcagatgatgtataaatctcaattttgaaaaattgtcccttatgaatggttttgtggtccatgctCACATATTATCTACAGTTAAGATTTTACACTTTAAGTGGTCTTTCAATgcagttaagcacacttctttttcacaagggtttaaATATCTCTCAGTGCTTTTGCCGCAGTGTTAGGGGGTcgtggatggttgccagggtgttgctatgcagttgttcaTGTTTTTTGATTCGTGGCGCTAGTAAAATGAGGAATAAGAGCAGAAtctgtgtttgtttgattgtatGCTGCGTCTGTATGTTACCTGTTCCTGTCCCAGTATGAAGACTCCTCCAGGTTTGATGGGGTGCCAGGGCGAGAGGTTTTCTCCTGAGCCTCTCTTCACTCCGTCCTGATAGGCCTCCCACAGTCCGTCCCGCGTCGACCACGTCACACACACGTGGTGCCATTTACCATCACTCACCGAGAGCGGCAGAGACACGGCCTGTcagcacgcgcacacacacacacacacacacacacacacacacacacacacacacacacacacacacacacacagagatcagatCAGAACAAAGAGCAAGATCTGTGTTCCGTTGTCTCTCCTCTTATTTCACCATCTGTCCTTCATTTGTCTGTCAAGAAAATCCTTAAGGAATGTGAACTTGTGAGCTTATTTTTGGAATGTTTATTACTTAGTCCTCTAAGATCCAAATGGGATCAAATAGAATCCTCTAGAATTCAAATAAGACCCTACTGGATGAATTGAAATTCCTACTGGTTTTTCAAATTCTTTTTGATACCtagacatttattaaatgttggaCATTATTTAACGAAGATGTCTAACTAGACAGTTAAAGGGAATCACAGGAGAGCTGAAGGAATATTAaaaccacaaaatatttaaaattcttataataatattttggtcaTCATCCTAGTCTTATTGGAAACTATTGCACATCccaaagtctggggtcagtaagattttatttatttattttaattagtgtggggtcattaaattgttcaaacgtgacagtaatgacatttataatgttacaaacagtggttcttttgaactttctattcgtctgtgattcctgaaaaataaaatgtatcagtttccacaaaaatattaactgttttgtttgttgatatTAATGAGTATTATTTAAGATGAAATTAATTATTCTTAATGTGAATTTCGATACTTGAgcaggacactgaagactggagtaatgatgctgaaaatacagctgcgcatcacagaaataaattacagtttaacagatattcacatagaaaaaaagcaattttaaattacaataatatttcataattttactgtattttgatcaaataaatgcagctttgatagGCACAAGAGGCATTAAAATCattgaatatatatacagtacaggtcaaaagtttggaaacattactatttttaatgtttttgaaagaagtctcttctgctcatcaagcctgcatttatttgatcaaaaatacagaaaaaacagtaatattgtgaaatattattacaacttaaaataatagttttctatttgaatatactttaaaaaaaaaataatttattcctgtgatgcaaagctgaattttcagcatcattactccagccttcagtgtcacatgtaacatccagtctatcacatgatcatttagatatcattctaatattctgattattatgagtgttggaaacagttctgctgtctaatatatttgatgaataaaaggttaaaaagaactgcatttattcaaaaaaaaaaaaattctaataatatataacacatccttgctgaataaaagtattgattttatttaaaaaaaaaagaaagaaaaaaaattactgaccccaaattactgaccagtagtgaatattgttattacaaaatatttatattttaaaaacatagcctttttttttttttttttttttttttttttactttttattcatcaaagtatcctaaaaaagtatcacatgttctgaaaaaaatattaagcagcagaactgtttccaactttgataatgaatcatcatattagaatgatttctaaaggatcatgtgataatgatcctaaaaattcagctttgcatcacagaaataaatgataatttaaagtataataaatttaaaaacaattattttaaattgttataatatatcacaatattaaaaaaaaaaatctgtatttttgatcaaataaatgcaggcttgatgagcagaatgaacttctttcaaaaacattaaaaatagtaatgtttccaaacttttgacctgtactgtatataacattaaaaatattaccaaccccaaaactTTAAACTGTAGTTGGaatgcaaaaagaaaattctCAATAAGCCCCTGTATTTCTGGTTCCAAATGATAAAGTATGTGCACATCCTTCCTCTCTTTCACTCACTCTGTCATCGACCAGCAGCTCCATGGGGTTGTTTCCCCACTCGATGAGCACCAGCTCATTGGCCTGTCCGGGCACGGAGTAAGAGAAGGGCGTCCCGAGCCCCGGGCCGATGCCAGCCTTCATCCACAGACACAGCGTGAAGGAGAAGATCTCGTGCAGCAGCGTGCGCTTCACACGACCGTACATGTAGTTGGTCCTCATGGGGAAGCCGATCTGGAAAGCTTCCGTGGGTCTGCTCTTCTTTCTAGAGCCTGTGGAGATGATAAGCAGCAGAACCGTGCCATTTATCAGTTGCATAAACACAACCGGTAtgttaagaactagtttgactagCCTGCAGCTGTTCAAGGAGTAATCAGTTTTACTTTTCAGATTAGACCAATCAACCAATTTTTGttactgattttaaaaagttatgaccagtcttaaagaaaaaaatcatatgattAATTTTTTCAGACAGGTCTCGTCTAAATCAGACTCGAAGAAGGAGagatgcaaattattattattgacacactattttcctatttaataatgtaaagctgctttgacacaatctgtattgttaaaagcgcttaataaataaaggtgacttgacttgacgaggaTCTATCTAGAGCATCTAAGGTCCGAACCCTGCCTGACTGGTCCAGCTGCAGTGCTCTTAAGCAGGGTTCGTCTGAGCAGTTGTCTCACCCGTGTGCTGCAGCTGACTGAGAACCGTGTCCAGTTTGCTGTGCGCTCCACCCTGTGCTTCTCTGTGACCTTGCAGGTTATACGACAACCTCTCGAAGCCATGCTCGGAAGCCTTGTCGTCATGGCGACCGGAGTCTTGGTGTCCGTCGTCACGGTGGCTGTTGTTGTCGTGGTGATCGTCGTCATGGTGATCAGTGCGGTGACTCTCATCGTGAGGATCACCGTGGTCGTCATGGCTGTCGTGGTCTCTGTTGTCATGGTGACCGtcgtcatcgtcatcatcatcagcatcCTCGTGGTCGGAGTGAGCGGCGCTGGTTAGCGAGGCAGAGTGATGGTGCTGCATCTGTTGCTCCAGAGCGCTGATCTTCCTCTGCAGGAGGTCCTTCAGGGAGCTGGAGTAGCTGCTGGAGATGTTTCTCGTCTGCAAACACAATCACAGCGCTCTGAGAAAAGGCCTGCGCACTGCTGTACTGTATGCTGCTGATCCTAGTAAAAAAGCACCTCACATATACTATTTGATAACTTGACAGCAGGGATGATATTCATTACCCTAATGAAACACATTTCTACACCAAGTGTGTTTGTTCTCTGCTACTGTGTTCAGTCTTGAGCCTGAACGACTCACTGACCAATATTGAATAGTCTACAACTTGGATAAGATTCCTAAAAGTTTCACACCTACAGCACACATTACAGACATTGATGCACAAACGcggatatgttctacatgtctacaGTCTTAAACGAAATCCTTGATTTGGCTTAAGCAACGGTAATCCTCGGGAAGTTCTTTTTGAGTTGGACGTGCTACTTCGGCTGTGCGTCCTGCATCATCAACCCGGAACTAAAgttcgattcagttcgatttgtgaACCGGCTCGACCGGTTACTTCCTGAGAACCGGCTCAAAAGAACGATTTGTTCAAGAACCGAACATCACtagttacaagctgttcatgcatagataagatccccaAAGTTTTAAAGACTaaagtctgtgtgttttgttgtgaaagcgaaactactttgtgtgttcttccaaaagaggacacatttagaaatcagtggttaagttgtatttcaacactgttccagaacagttcaagccaaatattcagatgtgtgcagcgcatttaaCGGAGGACTGTTCCCTGAacctacaatgccagctgttctgactcacagcctgtaagtatgatttcatatttaaaggatttgtcactgatgattcaaacgcgagttttgagctgtgtagagtagcgcttgttgtttgtcgtttctctgattacgaatgcagacaaatggttttatgttgcgatacacaacacgtaaaaagacaatataagtcattataatccgtaattatgtccccactgtatgcaacaaatgccttgtttataatgggttctattggTGTTGTCTCGTCACGCCGGGACTCACAGCATCACAGCATGctaaggggcgttacatttccgtcaTGTAACACTGTACAGACCTTTTTGaaagatattgtttttgttttgttttattgttttatagttttttttttttttttttttttttttgaggtgttcagttttattttggttttggaaaATAAACGTGATTGCTCTTCTCACAAATCAGgtctttcttgtttttgttacGTGTTCCCTGTGCCTTGTCTTGGACAtctatgtcacttcctgtctcccGTAGTGTTTGTAGTCAGTTTGTACCTTATCTCTAATAGCCCTAATGTTTCTTTAGTTCTTTGTGAGTTGTTGAATGTAATGGTTGTCTGTTTGCCCTTCATTCTGTTCTTTGTTCCCTTTTGTTTTTGGCTTATTGTTTGTTCTGGTTTTTCTGTGAAATACCAGCACATAGATCCTTACCTCTGCTTGTTTTCCCCAGCTTCTCCACACCATTACAGTTTTTGACTCGCATGTGTCTTTGACTAGTGCATCTTTTTTGCCTAAATttagtataaataaaatacttaaaggtgcactaagcaattttttaaaaactcttttgaCCGTAGTGTTGGACCGAGTCCCAAAACatacttgtagccaatcagcagtaagagGGCATGTCTTATaatgaaagagagaagagagagctcAATTTGAGTGCACCGGATGGATATTAGCAGACTGACTATAGATAGAAAGAACTGGAACGTAAAAAATAGGAAATTATTggaggaacaaaacattaaaagaagggttacgatcaggcaagaggtaggacctGCGTGAAAATCAGAGCAacactggagagaactcaaggagcgtcAAGGACCTGAATCGTACACTGAGGTTGCGTTGTTTCTTTTTGATACGTGagtaacgttttttttttgcattgtttcacaCAACTTATTCGTGTTGGCTTTTGTTTAAATATGCTTGTTTCCACAATCATCGTTGCCATGGTTGCATACGTACGTGTGGGACGGAGATATCAAAATGACAACCTGTCctcaactaatacgctcgtataggttgtttgtccaaatccctgaaatacgacccatcagagcgtatactacaattgcgcccctatcggcaaaaggtcgttttcatattaatgttttgtactcttttatttgcactgtgatttgcgtttcgtgtagctcagttggtagattattgcgttataccttgatatgcaatcatgctatcatgggttcgatcccagagaacggacatgcacgtaaaatgtatatgctcaataaatcataatttagcatgatttctgtgagggttaggtttagggggtggggttaggtgtggtcattcgaacgaataagcctcctagtaaaatatgtacgaattactgtgagatcggtgtaaaaagtcctcacattgcatttaaataaacgtgcgttttgattggtaatgacgttatacgtcatttcatgacgaaagacc
This genomic stretch from Cyprinus carpio isolate SPL01 chromosome B16, ASM1834038v1, whole genome shotgun sequence harbors:
- the LOC109100296 gene encoding neuronal pentraxin-1-like, coding for MHPASSRKSERLFSFFFYAICLSVCAGTGMPGSDYNPHPRFICTPIPADADPGCFPTAGGPGSGHHGGPGGNSNGWWGMSEEAKATILHLRESLVQQKETILDQRETIRELTAKLNLCEGLSHTPTHLAHHAHHAYPTAPDTGHLGLEPGHYGDGVGGHHAGKGALSEKHMAGEIPSPSSTPEQMSKMLQSLKQRLDNLQTRNISSSYSSSLKDLLQRKISALEQQMQHHHSASLTSAAHSDHEDADDDDDDDGHHDNRDHDSHDDHGDPHDESHRTDHHDDDHHDNNSHRDDGHQDSGRHDDKASEHGFERLSYNLQGHREAQGGAHSKLDTVLSQLQHTGSRKKSRPTEAFQIGFPMRTNYMYGRVKRTLLHEIFSFTLCLWMKAGIGPGLGTPFSYSVPGQANELVLIEWGNNPMELLVDDRAVSLPLSVSDGKWHHVCVTWSTRDGLWEAYQDGVKRGSGENLSPWHPIKPGGVFILGQEQDTLGGRFDATQAFVGEISDVQMWSHVLTPHDIYSLASCGGHMTGDIIAWAESEVELHSGVTKYPFDPCH